In the genome of Candidatus Zixiibacteriota bacterium, one region contains:
- a CDS encoding hemolysin family protein: protein MMELVGILVIVICYFTAYLISLYSRAVYIDPDEVEEIDPGQAAGQTRFLMRLADDPRTFVQVAVVYKTAALIVVSVLTTLLLVGLAAKLELAPYLLVVPGLAWIWLSYVMVVEYSTRRASRRAVSPRMLRHVWIIASIYYLCYPVLLVYRSALGRAQESQPVSEEEKEEIVERAIETLAEEAGIGESIVEDDEKQMIGQIFLLDQTVVREILIPRIDITGIERGMSFKSIRQLVLKDGHSRYPVYDNTIDKIVGLVYVKDLFSNMPEPGEKFVIENYLRDPYFVPETKIIGELLQEFKSKRLHIAIVVDEYGGVAGLVTLEDILEEIFGEIQDEHDAEEAEYYKLPDGRFRVSASLMVEKLQVYLDTDYPQGDYDTVGGLIYDLVGSVPSEGQKVRWHQIEFELERIEGQRILSVTVKR, encoded by the coding sequence ATGATGGAGCTGGTCGGCATACTGGTGATAGTAATATGCTATTTCACGGCGTATCTGATTTCACTGTATTCGCGCGCTGTTTACATCGATCCGGATGAAGTCGAGGAGATCGACCCGGGGCAGGCCGCCGGGCAAACGAGGTTTCTTATGCGGTTGGCCGATGATCCGCGCACCTTCGTTCAAGTTGCAGTGGTCTATAAAACGGCGGCGCTGATAGTGGTATCTGTCCTCACGACCTTACTGTTGGTCGGGCTGGCCGCCAAACTGGAACTAGCGCCTTATCTGTTGGTCGTTCCGGGTCTTGCTTGGATATGGCTCTCTTACGTGATGGTGGTTGAATACTCGACTCGACGCGCTTCACGCCGCGCCGTAAGTCCACGTATGTTGCGCCATGTCTGGATCATAGCATCCATATACTATCTGTGCTATCCGGTACTGTTGGTATATCGCAGCGCTCTGGGCCGGGCGCAGGAGAGTCAACCGGTGTCTGAGGAAGAGAAAGAGGAGATTGTCGAGCGGGCCATTGAAACACTGGCCGAGGAAGCCGGCATTGGGGAGTCTATTGTCGAGGACGACGAAAAGCAGATGATAGGTCAGATTTTTCTGCTGGATCAAACGGTTGTGCGAGAAATTCTGATCCCACGAATCGACATCACCGGGATCGAGCGGGGCATGAGTTTCAAAAGTATTCGCCAGCTGGTCCTCAAGGACGGCCACTCGCGCTATCCAGTCTATGACAATACCATCGACAAGATTGTAGGCTTGGTCTACGTGAAGGATCTGTTCTCCAATATGCCCGAGCCGGGTGAGAAATTTGTGATTGAAAACTACCTGCGTGATCCATACTTCGTTCCGGAGACGAAAATTATCGGTGAGCTGTTGCAGGAGTTCAAATCCAAGCGGCTGCACATTGCCATCGTGGTCGATGAGTACGGCGGCGTGGCCGGACTGGTGACGCTTGAGGACATTCTCGAAGAAATATTCGGCGAGATTCAGGATGAGCACGATGCCGAGGAAGCTGAGTATTACAAGCTACCCGATGGCCGCTTTCGTGTCAGCGCCTCACTGATGGTGGAAAAACTACAGGTCTATCTTGATACCGACTATCCACAGGGAGATTACGACACCGTTGGTGGCCTGATCTATGACCTGGTCGGATCGGTCCCCAGTGAGGGGCAGAAGGTACGCTGGCATCAAATAGAGTTCGAACTGGAACGGATTGAAGGGCAGCGTATCCTGTCGGTGACGGTCAAGCGTTAA
- a CDS encoding response regulator, whose translation MHPQASVLVVDDESFIRQILSRIVSREGYQVHQASDGKDALKSLAETPCQIVISDIKMPNMDGIELLSEIKANYAHVSVILITAYAGEYSVQDALSAGADAFITKPFKNVEIAETLRNVLVKNLQRQQKAAQTPESTSPK comes from the coding sequence ATGCATCCGCAGGCATCTGTATTAGTCGTTGATGACGAGAGTTTCATTCGACAAATCCTGTCCCGAATTGTGAGCCGCGAAGGGTACCAGGTTCACCAGGCCTCCGACGGCAAGGACGCCCTGAAATCTCTGGCCGAAACGCCCTGCCAGATAGTAATCTCAGACATTAAAATGCCGAACATGGATGGTATTGAGCTGCTTTCCGAGATCAAAGCCAACTACGCCCATGTCAGTGTGATTTTGATTACTGCCTACGCCGGGGAGTACTCCGTCCAGGACGCACTGTCGGCAGGGGCCGATGCCTTTATCACCAAGCCCTTCAAAAATGTCGAAATCGCCGAGACGCTGCGCAATGTATTGGTCAAGAACCTACAGCGTCAACAGAAAGCAGCGCAGACTCCAGAATCTACAAGTCCCAAGTAA
- a CDS encoding PAS domain S-box protein, giving the protein MLKRRANSNSDRENLRGRILLPLGVGLGVLVATCVFSLVQVKEGQIHDAIEDHLVGVADLFKLEVAEEAELMGQLIDVIAADAKVQEAWLARDRGWLAEASQSHLVKFQRDYRVTNFSFVEPSQCCFLCVHEMECPGDTVAHFVVNRAAQSLSPAFGLEIGESGTLTVHVVKPWYLGGQLVGFIELGQDTGPITRELNQALGVQLLITVQKEFMDSTTWTNGRVTTGPANAWNRFRRFVIVESTLARLPDNLENYMVANHREHQHVTFEMEQGGRPYIARPLALIDAGGTDIGDILVIKDVSAERAALWTLSFITVVSGIVVGALLFGLFYIILGRIEDKLARTRDDWNSEIAERKRVMEELARRNDFMKNVFESLTHPFYVIDAKTHRILMGNSTTGLVGQPTGITCHQLTHHSPTPCHDPKNVCPLVEARRTKEPVTVEHVHYDDAGKERLVEVHGYPILDNSGEVVQLIEYTLDITERKQIEKELRDSRTHSRMIIETASDAYIAINAQGIVTDWNRKAEKMFGWLSKEAVGKPLTELIIDSGLGKIHNEALSRCVRTGHGPILNKRVEVTALHRSGRPFPVELTVWTTGRSPNLQFNAFIAEITERKVAEEEIRKFKTIADHASYGVAIAGLDTKYIYTNASYARMHGREPEWFVGKRVLTTLTKSSRKKGARTIRKLVQEQKVQPEEFWYLHKDGHEFPGLISPVMIPDAKGKPAFVAAVLVDISEQKRAEEQLRESEKQFRNLFEHSNDAIFVHTVEGHIIEANQRSSEMLGYDRQKLVTLPIRALHPDSESEVVEKAFATVVEEGSAQFQSRFRRVDGSTIDVEISSRILDEEQGIIQGVVRDISERVRQVSELRKLSAAVSQSANLICISNAQGTIEYVNPEFCRTTGYSSDEAVGQRWNLLEPERSEENLYDDIWAQVSDGHTWSGNLRNRHKNNELFWARMTITPIFNDNGQIVNHLAVIEDITNEIVAQQGLAEADKLSAIGTLAAGVAHEFKNYLAGILGNASYALSGLDDNDGIDLARESLGQIVELGERANGVAMSLLTYSKAKPDEIAFEDIRAIIENSIRMVEKEIRNQSIEILTHFENLPPLRVSASKIQQVLLNLIINARHAIDSDGVITVGLVRQDDKAVIKVSDTGKGIPATNCSRIFDPFYSTKGVWGKDAVTGTGMGLSICRNIAREHNGDLTVESAVGVGSTFIFSLPLHSAEDRSAASSAHDSEQAKLLLFSADQSLIADYRSQADSAGFVLQVVDDVDLIGDDLNNVAAAVICDAGIVARGKLFRMHEVCHKFDVPFVTVNCGDADCRESALGNNASSVHEGRPTLDVISESLRSISTHKLSI; this is encoded by the coding sequence GTGCTGAAAAGACGGGCTAATTCCAACTCCGACAGAGAGAACCTACGTGGCCGAATTCTCCTGCCTTTGGGTGTGGGGCTGGGCGTACTGGTGGCCACTTGTGTCTTCAGCCTGGTACAGGTTAAAGAAGGCCAGATTCATGACGCCATTGAAGACCATCTGGTTGGTGTGGCCGATCTGTTCAAACTCGAGGTAGCCGAGGAAGCGGAATTGATGGGCCAGCTAATCGATGTAATTGCTGCCGACGCCAAGGTGCAAGAAGCATGGCTGGCAAGGGACCGGGGATGGTTGGCCGAGGCATCGCAATCGCATCTTGTCAAATTCCAACGGGATTACCGCGTCACCAATTTCTCTTTCGTGGAACCATCTCAATGCTGCTTTCTCTGCGTTCATGAAATGGAATGCCCCGGCGATACAGTCGCCCATTTCGTGGTGAATAGGGCGGCGCAATCGCTATCCCCTGCTTTCGGCTTGGAAATCGGAGAGTCCGGCACTTTAACAGTCCATGTCGTCAAGCCCTGGTACCTTGGCGGACAACTTGTGGGGTTTATAGAATTGGGCCAGGACACCGGACCCATTACGCGCGAGTTAAACCAGGCACTCGGCGTCCAGCTTTTGATAACCGTGCAGAAAGAATTCATGGATTCGACAACCTGGACGAACGGCCGTGTAACAACCGGGCCTGCAAATGCCTGGAACCGTTTCCGCCGGTTTGTGATAGTAGAAAGTACTCTGGCCAGGTTACCGGACAATCTTGAAAACTACATGGTTGCGAACCACCGGGAACATCAACATGTGACTTTTGAGATGGAGCAGGGTGGCCGTCCCTATATCGCACGACCGTTGGCTCTTATCGATGCCGGCGGCACCGACATCGGCGACATTCTGGTAATCAAGGACGTTTCCGCTGAAAGAGCTGCCCTGTGGACTCTCAGTTTTATTACCGTCGTTTCGGGTATCGTGGTTGGAGCGCTTCTTTTCGGCTTGTTTTATATCATCCTGGGGCGCATCGAAGATAAGCTTGCGCGAACTCGCGACGACTGGAATTCCGAGATCGCAGAGCGAAAGCGCGTAATGGAGGAGTTGGCCCGCCGCAACGATTTCATGAAGAACGTATTCGAGTCACTGACTCATCCCTTCTATGTCATCGACGCCAAAACCCACCGTATCCTGATGGGCAACTCCACGACCGGTTTGGTTGGACAGCCGACCGGTATCACGTGCCACCAGTTGACGCATCATAGTCCCACCCCCTGTCATGATCCAAAGAATGTCTGCCCGCTGGTCGAGGCACGCCGCACCAAAGAGCCGGTCACGGTAGAGCACGTCCACTACGACGACGCCGGCAAGGAGCGTCTTGTCGAGGTGCACGGTTATCCGATTCTGGATAATAGCGGTGAGGTGGTTCAACTTATCGAGTACACGCTTGATATCACCGAGCGCAAGCAGATCGAAAAGGAGCTAAGAGACAGCCGTACACACAGCCGCATGATCATCGAAACGGCCAGCGACGCATATATCGCTATTAATGCTCAAGGCATCGTTACGGACTGGAATCGGAAAGCGGAGAAGATGTTTGGGTGGCTCAGCAAAGAAGCGGTTGGCAAGCCGCTCACAGAATTGATCATTGACTCGGGTCTGGGCAAGATACATAACGAAGCCCTGTCGCGCTGTGTACGAACCGGACATGGACCCATATTGAACAAGCGAGTCGAGGTCACGGCCCTTCATCGTTCCGGCCGACCCTTCCCGGTGGAATTGACCGTTTGGACGACCGGCAGAAGCCCCAACCTTCAGTTCAACGCCTTCATCGCGGAAATAACGGAACGTAAAGTGGCTGAAGAAGAGATCAGGAAATTCAAAACGATCGCTGATCACGCCAGCTACGGTGTGGCCATAGCCGGGTTGGACACCAAGTATATATACACCAATGCCAGTTATGCTCGGATGCACGGCCGTGAACCTGAGTGGTTTGTCGGGAAACGGGTGCTGACCACGCTAACTAAGTCCTCACGGAAGAAGGGGGCTCGTACTATTCGAAAACTGGTGCAGGAGCAAAAGGTCCAACCGGAAGAATTCTGGTATCTGCACAAGGATGGCCACGAATTCCCCGGCTTGATAAGTCCCGTAATGATACCGGACGCAAAAGGTAAACCGGCCTTTGTGGCGGCGGTCTTGGTAGATATCTCAGAACAAAAAAGAGCCGAGGAACAGCTAAGAGAAAGTGAGAAGCAGTTCCGTAACTTGTTCGAGCATTCCAACGACGCGATTTTCGTTCATACTGTAGAAGGTCACATTATTGAAGCCAACCAACGAAGTTCCGAGATGCTTGGCTATGACCGCCAAAAGCTGGTAACTCTGCCCATCCGTGCCCTGCACCCGGACAGCGAAAGCGAGGTTGTCGAGAAGGCCTTTGCCACGGTTGTGGAAGAGGGGTCGGCACAATTCCAATCGAGGTTCCGAAGAGTGGACGGCTCTACCATTGACGTGGAGATATCTTCACGTATACTGGATGAGGAGCAAGGTATCATTCAAGGGGTCGTGCGCGACATATCGGAACGTGTACGACAGGTGAGCGAATTGCGCAAGTTGTCGGCGGCCGTGAGCCAGTCGGCCAACCTGATTTGCATCTCCAACGCCCAGGGCACCATCGAGTATGTCAACCCGGAGTTTTGCCGAACCACCGGTTACAGTTCGGACGAGGCGGTTGGTCAACGATGGAACCTGCTCGAACCCGAGCGTTCCGAGGAAAACCTCTACGATGATATATGGGCCCAGGTATCCGACGGGCACACCTGGTCGGGAAACCTACGCAATCGGCACAAGAACAACGAACTGTTCTGGGCGCGTATGACAATCACACCGATCTTCAATGACAACGGGCAAATCGTAAACCACCTGGCCGTTATCGAGGACATCACAAATGAGATTGTAGCCCAGCAGGGTCTTGCCGAAGCGGACAAACTGTCTGCTATCGGCACTCTGGCGGCCGGGGTGGCACATGAATTCAAAAACTATCTGGCCGGCATTCTGGGAAATGCATCATACGCCCTATCCGGTCTGGACGATAACGACGGGATCGATCTGGCTCGTGAGAGCCTGGGCCAGATTGTGGAACTGGGCGAGCGAGCCAACGGCGTGGCAATGTCGTTGCTCACCTACTCAAAGGCAAAACCGGATGAAATTGCATTTGAGGATATCAGGGCTATTATCGAGAATTCGATTAGGATGGTCGAGAAGGAAATACGCAATCAATCAATTGAAATACTGACACACTTTGAAAACCTGCCGCCATTAAGAGTTTCGGCCAGCAAGATCCAGCAGGTACTATTGAACCTGATAATAAACGCCCGACATGCAATCGACTCAGATGGTGTCATCACGGTCGGTCTGGTGCGCCAGGACGATAAGGCTGTCATCAAGGTATCCGACACCGGTAAGGGTATCCCTGCAACTAATTGCTCAAGGATATTTGACCCATTCTACTCCACCAAAGGAGTATGGGGTAAGGATGCGGTAACCGGTACCGGCATGGGGCTTTCAATCTGTCGCAATATCGCTCGTGAGCACAACGGTGATCTCACCGTGGAGTCTGCGGTTGGTGTCGGAAGCACTTTTATCTTCAGCCTACCGCTCCACAGCGCCGAGGATCGTTCGGCGGCATCCTCGGCCCATGACTCTGAGCAGGCGAAACTACTGTTGTTCTCTGCAGACCAGAGTTTGATTGCAGATTACCGGAGTCAAGCAGACTCCGCCGGATTTGTTCTTCAGGTCGTCGACGATGTGGACTTGATCGGGGATGATCTCAATAATGTCGCCGCTGCGGTTATCTGTGATGCCGGGATAGTGGCCCGTGGGAAGTTGTTTAGGATGCACGAGGTCTGCCACAAGTTCGACGTCCCATTCGTGACCGTGAACTGTGGTGATGCCGACTGTCGTGAATCGGCTTTGGGAAACAACGCTTCTTCAGTGCACGAGGGAAGACCGACCCTGGATGTCATTTCGGAATCGTTGAGATCGATATCTACCCACAAGCTCAGCATTTGA